In Methanobacterium paludis, the following proteins share a genomic window:
- the hpt gene encoding hypoxanthine/guanine phosphoribosyltransferase, with the protein MFEKLKKSLIEAPVVKKGDYDYFVHPITDGVPLVVPEILEEVADGVSKFGNMNVDKIVCVEAMGIHIATALSLKTGIPFVVVRKRSYGLEGEVAVHQMTGYSEGELYINGLNSGDRIILVDDVVSTGGTMIAVLKALKAIKVDIVDVMAVIEKGKGKCIVEDATGVTVRSLVKLNVVNGKVVIKGSIDES; encoded by the coding sequence ATGTTTGAAAAGCTTAAAAAAAGTTTAATAGAGGCTCCTGTAGTAAAAAAAGGAGATTATGATTATTTTGTGCATCCGATAACCGACGGTGTTCCACTTGTTGTTCCTGAAATCCTTGAAGAAGTTGCAGATGGAGTTTCAAAGTTTGGAAATATGAATGTGGATAAGATAGTATGTGTTGAAGCAATGGGAATCCACATTGCAACAGCATTATCCCTTAAAACAGGAATACCATTTGTAGTTGTTAGAAAACGTTCTTATGGGCTTGAAGGTGAAGTTGCTGTCCATCAAATGACAGGTTACAGCGAAGGAGAGCTTTACATAAATGGACTTAACAGCGGGGATAGAATAATTCTTGTTGATGATGTTGTGAGCACAGGCGGTACTATGATAGCGGTCCTTAAGGCTCTTAAAGCTATAAAGGTTGATATAGTGGACGTAATGGCGGTAATAGAAAAGGGCAAAGGAAAATGTATAGTTGAAGATGCCACAGGGGTCACAGTTCGCAGCCTTGTTAAGTTGAATGTGGTGAATGGAAAGGTCGTAATTAAGGGAAGTATTGATGAGTCTTAG
- a CDS encoding transcription factor S produces the protein MEFCPKCGTVMFPQGDCFECKKCGYKEDITKESMSEYKVSEKVKAKESIIFTSDDIQTLPTTKAICPKCKNKEASWWLQQTRRADESETRFLRCTKCGYTWREYD, from the coding sequence ATGGAATTTTGTCCAAAATGTGGAACAGTCATGTTTCCTCAAGGGGATTGTTTTGAATGCAAAAAATGCGGATACAAAGAGGATATAACAAAAGAATCAATGAGTGAATATAAAGTTTCTGAGAAAGTGAAAGCCAAAGAGAGCATAATATTTACAAGCGATGACATCCAAACATTACCCACAACCAAAGCCATCTGCCCCAAATGTAAAAACAAAGAAGCATCCTGGTGGCTTCAGCAGACAAGAAGGGCTGACGAGTCAGAAACAAGATTTTTAAGATGCACCAAATGTGGATACACATGGCGTGAGTACGATTAA
- a CDS encoding endonuclease dU: protein MKSKDPDIEINKDPDKKGIYKDQNNNHPDNHDQNRKFRIIKQEIRILGIDDAPFTPHTQGPVMVVGTVFRAGVWLDGVLRTYIQGDGTDSTEKITDMVNGSRHKDQLGVIMLDGITFGGFNVANIHQIFHETGIPVIVIMRKQPNFDRIKKALKKFGDWEKRWNNVIDAGNVHKVENNEPVYIQTCGIGVDDAEEIVRLSATRSAIPEPIRAAHIIAAGVTTGESKGSA from the coding sequence ATGAAAAGTAAAGATCCAGATATAGAGATCAATAAAGATCCAGATAAAAAAGGGATCTACAAAGATCAAAACAACAACCATCCTGATAATCATGATCAAAACAGGAAATTCAGAATAATAAAGCAAGAAATAAGGATTCTGGGGATTGATGATGCTCCATTCACACCCCACACTCAAGGTCCTGTTATGGTGGTAGGTACTGTCTTCAGAGCAGGGGTCTGGCTTGATGGCGTCTTAAGAACCTACATCCAGGGTGACGGTACAGACTCAACCGAGAAAATAACCGACATGGTGAATGGTTCCAGGCACAAAGACCAGCTTGGTGTCATCATGCTTGACGGTATAACCTTCGGGGGATTTAACGTTGCAAACATCCATCAGATCTTCCATGAAACAGGAATACCTGTTATAGTTATAATGAGAAAGCAACCAAATTTTGATAGGATAAAAAAAGCCTTAAAAAAGTTTGGTGACTGGGAAAAGCGTTGGAATAATGTTATCGATGCCGGAAATGTGCACAAGGTCGAAAACAATGAGCCTGTCTACATTCAGACGTGTGGAATTGGAGTTGATGATGCAGAAGAAATAGTAAGGCTTTCTGCAACTCGAAGCGCCATACCCGAACCTATTAGGGCGGCCCACATAATAGCGGCGGGTGTTACAACAGGAGAGTCAAAAGGCAGTGCGTAA
- a CDS encoding DNA-directed RNA polymerase subunit L: MKILKDTKKELEIEITGETHTLCNTLRKTLMEDEDVEAAAYVIDHPIIGEPKLYIKAKNPRKSLKKAAETVKSRCDEFKNLIEPFKDEK, encoded by the coding sequence ATGAAGATATTAAAAGATACAAAAAAGGAATTGGAAATAGAAATCACAGGGGAAACTCACACACTCTGCAATACTTTAAGAAAGACTTTAATGGAAGATGAGGATGTTGAGGCAGCAGCATACGTTATTGATCACCCGATCATAGGTGAACCTAAGCTGTATATTAAGGCTAAAAATCCTCGAAAATCGCTTAAGAAAGCTGCAGAGACAGTTAAATCAAGGTGTGATGAGTTTAAAAACCTCATAGAACCTTTTAAAGATGAAAAGTAA
- a CDS encoding signal recognition particle protein Srp54 yields the protein MLDNLGKNLTNTMKKLAGMSIIDKEVVKEVIKDIQRALIQSDVNIKLVLNLSKTIEDRALNEEPPKGVTPKEHVIKIVYEELVNLVGEKAQEVEIDKKPYKILFVGLQGSGKTTTIGKISRYLQKKGFNPAIICTDTWRPAAYEQLRQLTENMNLPLYGDPENKDALDLAKKGLNEFKKQDLIIVDTAGRHKEEKDLLDEMEEISAIVKPDEVILVIDGTIGQQAREQALAFSKTTKIGSIIITKLDGSAKGGGALSAVAEIGAPIKFIGTGERVDDFEAFDPERFISRLLGMGDIRSLIEKAEEIAKDDIDMDSVDAMMSGKFTLKDMYSQFEMMNKMGPMKQVMNMIPGMGSKLPKNASQMTEEKLGKYKILMDSMTEYELEHPEVIKQSRVKRIARGSGMRNEDVKELMKYYNVTKKAIKGFGKRKMGGPMGQMMRQMMR from the coding sequence ATGTTAGACAATCTGGGCAAAAATCTGACCAATACCATGAAAAAATTGGCAGGAATGAGCATAATCGACAAGGAAGTCGTAAAAGAAGTTATAAAAGATATTCAGAGGGCTCTTATCCAGTCGGATGTTAACATAAAGCTGGTACTAAACCTCTCCAAGACCATAGAGGACCGTGCCCTGAATGAGGAGCCTCCAAAGGGTGTCACACCCAAGGAACACGTTATAAAGATCGTCTATGAAGAACTCGTGAATCTCGTGGGAGAAAAGGCCCAGGAAGTAGAGATAGACAAAAAACCATACAAAATACTGTTTGTAGGGCTTCAGGGAAGTGGTAAAACCACCACAATTGGTAAAATTTCCCGCTATCTTCAGAAGAAAGGTTTCAATCCAGCGATCATTTGTACAGATACATGGAGACCTGCAGCCTACGAACAGCTGCGCCAGCTGACTGAAAATATGAACCTGCCTCTTTACGGAGATCCTGAAAATAAAGATGCTCTGGATCTTGCCAAAAAGGGTTTGAATGAGTTTAAAAAACAGGACCTCATAATTGTGGATACTGCAGGACGTCATAAGGAAGAAAAGGATTTACTGGATGAAATGGAAGAGATCTCTGCAATTGTCAAGCCTGACGAGGTAATACTTGTTATCGACGGAACCATAGGTCAGCAGGCAAGAGAGCAGGCTCTTGCATTCAGCAAAACCACCAAGATAGGATCCATAATCATCACCAAACTCGACGGTTCTGCAAAAGGTGGAGGTGCTCTTTCGGCTGTGGCAGAAATTGGAGCCCCCATCAAATTTATAGGAACAGGAGAAAGGGTTGATGACTTTGAAGCCTTCGATCCAGAACGTTTTATATCCCGGTTACTGGGAATGGGCGATATAAGAAGCCTGATCGAAAAGGCCGAGGAAATAGCTAAAGATGACATTGATATGGACTCTGTCGATGCTATGATGAGTGGTAAATTCACACTCAAGGATATGTACTCCCAGTTCGAGATGATGAACAAGATGGGTCCGATGAAACAGGTTATGAACATGATCCCTGGTATGGGAAGTAAACTTCCAAAAAATGCCTCCCAAATGACGGAAGAAAAGCTTGGTAAGTACAAAATACTCATGGATTCCATGACCGAATACGAACTTGAACATCCTGAGGTCATTAAACAGTCAAGGGTTAAAAGAATAGCTCGCGGATCTGGTATGCGTAATGAAGATGTTAAAGAGCTTATGAAATACTACAACGTCACGAAAAAGGCCATTAAAGGCTTTGGAAAAAGGAAAATGGGCGGGCCAATGGGTCAAATGATGCGTCAAATGATGAGGTAA
- the dph2 gene encoding diphthamide biosynthesis enzyme Dph2, translated as MLDYEFKVNEIIERIKEKNIKSVGLQFPEGLKTYATDVARQIEDETDAFTLISADPCYGACDAADVDMAGAVDLLVHFGHTALPLDYDVPVLFVEAQSNMDVMGAVGSSLSLLEGYERIGLVTTAQHLHLLDEITSFLEGNGKKVVMKEGSGTQKGQVLGCNFSAIKDLDIDAVLYVGSGNFHTLGIKLFTDKPVVIADPYMNDARDIDEFADRIMRIRFARIAKAADAKRFGIIVSSKKGQSRLDLAKVLKNMIDKEEREAFIIVMDDISPELLVPFRDLDAFVVTACPRIAIDDSKMYKKPLLTPPELEIVLGKREWEDYEMDEIKYD; from the coding sequence ATGTTGGACTACGAATTCAAGGTAAACGAGATCATAGAAAGAATAAAGGAAAAAAATATAAAATCTGTTGGACTGCAGTTTCCAGAAGGCCTTAAAACTTATGCTACCGATGTTGCAAGACAAATCGAAGACGAGACAGATGCATTTACTTTGATATCAGCTGATCCATGTTACGGGGCATGTGATGCTGCAGACGTGGACATGGCTGGTGCGGTTGATCTGCTGGTTCATTTTGGGCATACAGCGCTCCCGCTGGACTACGATGTACCCGTACTTTTTGTTGAGGCCCAATCCAACATGGATGTAATGGGTGCTGTCGGCAGTTCTTTGAGTCTCCTTGAAGGATATGAACGTATTGGATTAGTTACAACAGCCCAGCACTTGCATCTTCTTGATGAAATAACCAGTTTTCTTGAGGGTAATGGGAAGAAAGTCGTGATGAAAGAGGGATCAGGTACGCAGAAGGGTCAGGTTTTGGGGTGCAACTTTTCAGCCATAAAAGACCTGGATATTGATGCAGTTCTCTACGTTGGAAGCGGGAACTTCCACACACTTGGCATCAAACTTTTCACAGATAAACCCGTTGTAATAGCTGATCCATACATGAATGATGCTCGAGATATTGATGAATTTGCAGATAGAATCATGAGAATTCGTTTTGCAAGGATAGCAAAGGCTGCAGACGCAAAAAGATTTGGAATAATTGTTTCATCCAAGAAAGGCCAGTCCAGACTGGACCTTGCAAAAGTTTTAAAGAATATGATTGATAAAGAAGAAAGAGAAGCATTTATAATCGTGATGGACGATATTTCACCCGAACTTTTAGTACCTTTTAGAGATTTGGATGCTTTCGTGGTGACAGCATGCCCAAGGATAGCTATAGATGATTCTAAAATGTATAAAAAACCGCTTTTAACCCCTCCAGAGCTTGAGATAGTCCTTGGTAAAAGGGAGTGGGAAGACTATGAGATGGATGAAATTAAATATGATTGA
- a CDS encoding NUDIX domain-containing protein — translation MKNPLLTVDTVILCDVESIVLIKRKNNPYKGFWALPGGFVEYGETVESAAMRETKEETGLEVELDRIVGVYSDPKRDPRGHTVSVCFLARNIQGNLKADTDAADVECFPLHEISELELAFDHGKIIEDALNILKFQE, via the coding sequence ATTAAAAACCCTCTTTTAACTGTAGATACCGTAATACTGTGCGATGTTGAGTCGATAGTACTCATCAAACGAAAAAACAACCCATATAAAGGATTTTGGGCCCTGCCTGGTGGTTTTGTTGAGTACGGTGAGACAGTAGAATCAGCGGCCATGAGGGAAACCAAGGAGGAAACAGGCCTTGAAGTGGAGCTCGACAGAATCGTTGGAGTATACTCGGATCCTAAAAGGGACCCGAGAGGACACACAGTATCGGTATGTTTTCTAGCCCGTAACATCCAAGGGAATCTCAAAGCAGACACAGATGCGGCTGATGTTGAATGTTTCCCTCTTCATGAAATTTCGGAACTTGAACTGGCATTTGACCATGGAAAGATCATTGAAGATGCTTTGAACATCTTGAAATTTCAAGAATAA
- the pcn gene encoding proliferating cell nuclear antigen (pcna) yields MFKAVLSDSNILKTSFDAISSIVDEVQMKADSDGLRLDALDRSHITFVHLEFKSALFDVYQCDEPLKINVDTEELMKVLKRAKSEDIVELTVDEGNFILTFENEARRTFKIRLIDIEYEAPSPPELEYPTEFEIPFSLLKDSIQDISIVSDKIALIVDADKLIASAEGEFGDAKIEYLHGEKITENAKSVFSLEKIKEMLKADKFSETAVLKLGNDMPLNLSLKMVSEEGELTFLLAPRIESEE; encoded by the coding sequence ATGTTCAAAGCGGTTTTAAGCGATTCAAACATTCTAAAGACTAGTTTCGATGCAATATCTTCAATTGTGGACGAAGTTCAGATGAAGGCAGACAGCGATGGATTAAGGTTAGACGCACTTGACAGGTCTCACATCACATTTGTGCACCTTGAATTCAAATCAGCACTTTTTGATGTGTACCAGTGCGATGAACCCCTCAAGATCAACGTTGACACCGAAGAACTAATGAAGGTTCTAAAAAGGGCAAAATCAGAGGATATTGTTGAGCTCACAGTTGACGAAGGGAACTTCATACTTACATTTGAAAATGAAGCAAGGCGTACATTCAAAATAAGGCTTATAGACATAGAATATGAGGCTCCAAGTCCTCCTGAGCTTGAGTATCCAACTGAATTTGAGATACCATTTTCACTGCTTAAAGATTCAATACAGGACATAAGCATAGTTTCTGACAAAATAGCTTTGATAGTGGATGCTGACAAATTAATTGCCTCTGCAGAAGGAGAGTTTGGGGATGCAAAGATTGAGTATCTCCACGGTGAGAAAATCACAGAAAATGCAAAGTCGGTTTTTTCACTTGAGAAAATAAAAGAGATGCTGAAAGCAGATAAATTCTCTGAAACAGCTGTACTAAAATTAGGAAATGATATGCCACTTAACTTGTCATTAAAAATGGTCTCAGAAGAAGGTGAGCTAACATTCCTTTTAGCTCCAAGGATAGAAAGTGAGGAATAG
- a CDS encoding exosome complex RNA-binding protein Csl4, whose protein sequence is MKTKSGDFVLPGDALGVTEEFVPSEGTYEEDGEIRSLTAGTVSMDNKNKKISIIPKTSSPSVLKNGVVVFGQISEVRGQRALMRLEGIKGKSRSLVTSFSGAIHISQADKGYVAKLSDEFRIGDLIEARVTKVMGIDNVDLTTAEDELGVIKAMCTNCRHFMKRTDKNEVTCPNCGRKEKRNISSEYEG, encoded by the coding sequence ATGAAAACCAAATCTGGAGATTTTGTTCTGCCCGGTGACGCTTTAGGAGTTACCGAAGAGTTTGTCCCGTCAGAGGGGACTTATGAAGAAGATGGTGAAATAAGGTCCCTTACGGCCGGAACAGTTTCTATGGATAATAAAAATAAGAAGATATCAATAATCCCAAAAACAAGCTCTCCTTCAGTACTAAAAAATGGAGTAGTTGTTTTCGGTCAGATATCAGAGGTTAGGGGTCAGCGCGCCCTTATGAGGCTAGAAGGAATTAAGGGCAAAAGCAGAAGTCTTGTAACATCCTTTTCAGGAGCGATACATATATCTCAGGCTGATAAGGGATATGTGGCCAAATTATCCGATGAATTTAGGATTGGAGATCTTATTGAGGCAAGAGTGACCAAGGTCATGGGTATAGACAACGTTGACCTTACAACAGCCGAAGATGAACTCGGAGTTATAAAGGCAATGTGTACCAACTGCAGGCACTTCATGAAAAGAACAGACAAAAATGAAGTCACATGTCCAAATTGTGGAAGAAAAGAGAAAAGAAATATTTCTTCAGAATATGAGGGGTAA
- a CDS encoding tRNA pseudouridine(54/55) synthase Pus10, translated as MEFEIRDKAVKIIEITEGKLCNRCLGRNFSKIIDAPGNMERGEYVRKILSQNGYNLPQNDLNSSKCHVCSNIFDQVDLEDENIVDRIIKEITDSGIEFSNFLVGCKVQPEILENEAKIQKELYIDVESIKKELNREIGKALSSKLGKEVEFDNPNLVVMIDFKNGNIELQTNPLFIEGRYRKLLRGIPQTKWPCTKCKGKGCERCNFTGKMYQESVEELVSPDAVKATQGSSSKFHGAGREDIDVRMLGNGRPFVLEIKEPKLRDIDLEELEENVNKHAEGKVEILNMKFVGKERRSQIKTSSTDTYKVYRAIAELEDEVEDEVLRSLNSIKIIKQRTPIRVSHRRADKIRTREVRNMEFKKLDAKTLELVIECEGGLYIKELISSDESRTKPSVSEVLGTPAKCVKLDVLEVNI; from the coding sequence ATGGAATTTGAAATACGAGATAAAGCAGTTAAAATTATCGAAATTACAGAAGGAAAACTCTGCAACAGATGTTTAGGCAGAAATTTCTCTAAGATAATAGATGCCCCTGGAAACATGGAAAGGGGAGAATACGTGAGGAAAATTCTCTCTCAAAACGGTTACAACCTGCCTCAAAATGATTTAAATAGTAGTAAATGTCATGTCTGCAGTAACATCTTCGACCAGGTGGATCTGGAAGATGAAAACATTGTAGACAGGATAATTAAGGAAATAACTGATTCTGGAATCGAATTTTCGAACTTTCTGGTTGGATGCAAGGTTCAACCTGAAATCCTGGAAAATGAGGCAAAAATCCAGAAAGAACTTTATATTGACGTTGAAAGTATTAAAAAAGAACTTAACCGGGAGATTGGTAAAGCCCTTTCATCGAAACTTGGAAAAGAGGTAGAATTCGACAACCCCAATCTCGTTGTGATGATAGACTTTAAAAATGGGAATATTGAACTTCAGACCAATCCCCTCTTCATTGAAGGCCGTTACAGGAAGCTTTTACGAGGTATTCCCCAGACAAAATGGCCCTGCACCAAATGCAAAGGAAAAGGATGTGAAAGATGTAATTTCACAGGTAAGATGTACCAGGAATCTGTTGAAGAGCTAGTATCTCCAGATGCCGTGAAAGCCACACAAGGTTCATCCTCTAAATTCCACGGGGCCGGCCGTGAAGATATAGACGTTAGAATGCTTGGAAATGGAAGGCCTTTTGTACTAGAGATCAAAGAGCCCAAGCTGAGGGATATTGACCTGGAAGAGCTTGAGGAAAATGTAAACAAACATGCAGAAGGAAAGGTTGAAATTTTAAACATGAAATTTGTTGGTAAAGAGAGGCGCAGCCAGATAAAGACCTCATCAACAGATACGTACAAAGTTTACCGTGCCATTGCAGAACTTGAGGATGAGGTGGAGGATGAAGTTTTAAGATCTTTAAACTCCATTAAGATCATAAAACAGCGCACACCCATAAGAGTATCCCACAGGCGTGCCGATAAAATACGCACACGTGAGGTTAGAAATATGGAGTTCAAAAAACTAGATGCAAAAACTCTTGAACTTGTAATAGAATGTGAAGGGGGACTCTACATCAAGGAACTCATATCTAGTGATGAATCTAGAACCAAACCCAGCGTATCAGAGGTACTTGGAACCCCTGCAAAGTGTGTAAAGCTTGATGTTCTGGAAGTGAACATTTAA